One genomic window of Polyangiaceae bacterium includes the following:
- a CDS encoding TetR/AcrR family transcriptional regulator, translated as MGTAAVRKPSQSRAKRTRASLVAAAEAEFTAHGYAQTTARSIAERAGVATGTFYQYFGDKDVMLRELADVRQQRIAREAVEVLGDDVRDVKGRELLAAVRSRMTRIVLMVMDYHRENPGLHAVLTERRHADSDLDQLTSLGEQALVHQVAQLLARWGFAGDTTATAFVLFGMVEGSVHAHVLGTSVVDDDRFTSALVDALIRVALPELDRD; from the coding sequence GTGGGGACGGCAGCCGTACGCAAACCTTCTCAGTCGCGGGCGAAGCGCACCCGGGCGAGCCTCGTGGCGGCTGCGGAGGCTGAGTTCACAGCGCACGGTTACGCTCAGACGACGGCGCGCTCGATCGCAGAGCGAGCCGGGGTGGCGACGGGCACCTTCTATCAGTACTTCGGCGACAAGGACGTGATGCTGCGGGAGCTCGCCGACGTGCGCCAGCAGCGGATCGCGCGAGAAGCGGTCGAGGTGCTGGGCGACGACGTGCGGGACGTCAAGGGTCGCGAGCTGCTCGCCGCCGTGCGCTCCCGCATGACACGCATCGTTCTGATGGTCATGGATTACCACCGGGAAAATCCAGGACTGCACGCGGTGCTGACGGAGCGACGCCACGCCGACAGCGACCTGGACCAGCTGACTTCACTCGGCGAGCAGGCGCTGGTGCACCAGGTGGCGCAGCTGCTCGCTCGCTGGGGATTCGCCGGAGACACCACGGCCACCGCGTTCGTGCTGTTTGGCATGGTGGAAGGCTCCGTTCACGCCCACGTGCTCGGGACGTCGGTCGTGGATGACGACCGCTTCACGAGCGCACTGGTCGACGCGCTGATTCGCGTCGCCCTCCCCGAGCTGGACCGAGACTGA
- a CDS encoding DUF962 domain-containing protein — MKKLKLNAEWTALMDSYRDDHQNETNQFCHTIGIPMIAASFPVGATVVGLPLAASMFTVGWGFQFVGHYFEGKPPSFVSDKRSLVIGLLWWAKKVGIDVVEETRPENDTTEAPRYESAASAAE; from the coding sequence ATGAAGAAGCTCAAGTTGAATGCCGAGTGGACCGCCCTCATGGACAGCTACCGCGACGACCACCAGAACGAGACGAACCAGTTCTGCCACACCATCGGCATCCCGATGATCGCCGCGTCCTTCCCGGTTGGAGCTACCGTAGTGGGTCTGCCCCTGGCGGCGAGCATGTTCACCGTTGGCTGGGGCTTCCAGTTCGTGGGTCACTATTTCGAGGGCAAGCCGCCGAGCTTCGTATCCGACAAGCGCAGCCTGGTCATTGGCCTTCTGTGGTGGGCGAAGAAGGTGGGCATCGACGTCGTGGAAGAGACGCGCCCGGAGAACGACACGACCGAAGCTCCCCGGTACGAGTCGGCGGCTTCGGCAGCCGAGTAG
- a CDS encoding DMT family transporter, whose translation MRRVHLALITVQVLFGLWPVAGSAVLGVLSPQALIGFRLFLGAPCLILAARWGRSSGPRLTLKDLAQLFGLAILGITANQILFVEGLKRAGPINASVLLLIIPAVTLLAATLLGRERPSRLRLLGVAIAISGALALVGVERFQLQDAKLMGNLLLILNSTSYAVFLVLARPLIARLGALRVMSWVFLIGALQCTPYVLRSFLALDPGALPGWALASLAFILVGPTLLTYVLNGYALTRVESSVVAVYIYLQPLIATSAAWLVLGQKPTLRTFVAGTVIVVGVALSSELWKLRRLRGARAT comes from the coding sequence ATGCGTCGCGTGCACCTGGCTCTGATCACGGTTCAGGTGTTGTTTGGGCTGTGGCCGGTGGCCGGATCGGCAGTGTTGGGCGTGCTGAGCCCGCAGGCGCTGATTGGGTTTCGGCTGTTCCTCGGCGCCCCATGTCTGATCCTGGCGGCGCGCTGGGGCCGGTCGTCTGGGCCCCGGCTCACCCTGAAGGATCTGGCGCAGCTATTTGGGTTGGCCATCTTGGGTATCACGGCGAACCAGATCCTGTTCGTCGAGGGCCTCAAGCGTGCCGGGCCGATCAACGCATCGGTGCTCCTACTGATTATCCCTGCGGTAACGCTGTTGGCGGCCACCCTGCTCGGACGGGAGCGCCCGAGTCGCCTGCGTCTGCTGGGCGTGGCCATCGCGATCTCTGGAGCGCTGGCTCTCGTGGGGGTGGAGCGCTTCCAGCTTCAGGACGCGAAGCTCATGGGGAACTTGCTGCTCATCCTGAACTCTACGAGCTACGCCGTGTTCCTCGTGCTCGCGCGGCCGCTGATCGCCCGGCTCGGCGCGCTCCGAGTAATGAGCTGGGTGTTCCTGATCGGAGCGTTGCAGTGCACGCCCTACGTCTTGCGAAGCTTCCTCGCGCTTGACCCAGGGGCGCTGCCTGGTTGGGCGCTTGCTTCCCTGGCGTTCATCCTGGTTGGGCCCACGCTCCTCACGTACGTCCTCAATGGCTACGCGCTCACCCGCGTGGAGAGCTCCGTCGTGGCCGTGTACATCTACCTGCAACCGCTCATCGCGACCAGCGCCGCGTGGCTCGTGCTCGGGCAGAAGCCAACGTTGCGAACGTTCGTGGCGGGAACGGTGATCGTCGTTGGTGTCGCGCTCTCCAGTGAACTCTGGAAGCTGCGGCGACTGCGGGGCGCACGCGCGACTTGA